gcctaaccactttggtttagggggttctcgacgtcgacggacccTAAATGAGTAGAGTAACCACTATGAGGCAGCCCCACTATGACGGCAACTCAAATCATAAAAGAGTTCAACATCTTGGTTCAACAAGACAAGCAACTAAAATCATAAAAGAGTTCAATATCTTGGTTCAAGCAACTAAGACAAGCAGCAACTAAGAGTTAACATACTGGTTCACAACAACAACATATTGATTAACATAGTGGTTCACACCAACTAAGAGTTAACATAGTGGTTCACAGCAACAACATAGTGGTTCACCACAACTTAAAGCAACAACATAGTGGTTCACAGCAACAACATAGTGGTTCATCACAACACCATAGTGGTTCACAACAACTTAAAGCAACAACATAGTGGTTCACAACAACTACACATCCATAGTACATAACTTAGTTCACAACAACACCATACTTCACAAAAGGTCAGCAGAgcaagcattcttcttcttcatgttgatctggatcttgctcttgctcttccTCTACATCTTCATTCTGACAAGATGTCCAGGATCCCCTTCAATTTCTGCGTGTTCTTCTCCTCTGACTTCAACAGTTCAGCAATCTGAATCTTTAGCTGATACCTCCTTGCTGTGAGCTTGTCATGCCCCTTCTTGAGATCACCCATGTGAAGGAGCAGCTGGGTGTTCTCCTGGGTGAGCTTTTCCTCAGATTTTTTGAGTTCATCAACCTGGAATTGCAGGTTCCTGGTGGATGTACTAAGCACTTCCTTCTCTTTTAGATGATTGAACTTCAGGTTCCTGATGCAAGTGCCTTGAGATTGTGTCAGGTTCATCAATACTTTATACTTCTCCTGCATCTTTCTTCCCCATCTCTGTCTTCATGTCAGATACAACTGAATCAGAAACATGCACATTCTGCATCTTAGCCTGCAAATAGCTGAAATCTACCATCCTATCCTCTTGAGCATTGAATAGTTGGTGCACATCTTCAACCAATTTGTCATAGTTGGCCTCTAGATTATTTATTTTCTTCAGTCAAATGGTGAATAGTGAGTGAACTCTGTAGGTTATCCTTCCTCCTAGCACTCTTGCTATCATGATACATTTCTCATAGCTTCAACAAGGCATTCTGCAATGTAGGAGGCCACTCTGGGTCAACCCAGAGAACAATACCACAGTTGTCATCTTCCTGCAATATAAACaaccatagcatgtgcaaaatcaATCTCCTAGGCAAATTATTTAAGCAATAAACTGGCTTTAAACAATGAACTTTGAGTATTCTTGTGAGCTAAACAATGATTATCTGCACTGCACTGCAAACTAAGCTGTTGACCAATTATAAAATTACTGGCCAAATTAAATATACATGGAAAGCATCAACAAATTTTCTAATCCACTGATTAGCATCAGTAGTACTAAATGGCTACAAAATGACCATCACAGCTACCCAATTAAACAAGAGTACTCATTAAACAATGTGCATCAGCACATGACTAGATTAAAGAACATGAATTCTATGCACTCGACTGGATATGCACATGGCTAGATTAAACAATACAATTAACACAGAGTTTCGACAGAATCTTACACTCTTAGGACAGACTAAGAACCTCCTGCCCGTGTTAAATGCTTCAAATGCTACACGCCTCTCAACCGCCACACCATGTTGATGGCAAAGAACTCTGGGTGATGTTTCAATGCCACTGTAGTCTTGGTCTTCAATGCTAGCAGGGATCTACAGgatcaaaaggaaaagaaaatcccCAAATCAAATCCAATCCCCACAAATCAGATAacccaaccctaaccctaactctaCAACTCACCCGGTAATGCATGGCTTTGTCGTCGGAGAGGTTCATATATTGCACGCTTGAGTCCTGGCTGCTCTCGTCCTCCATGGCGCGACGGCGAGCCGgttcaggtggcggcggcggcgggcggcggcgaatcggagagaggagggagagcgagagtgaGAGTGAGGTCGAGCGAGAGTGAGGCCGACCATCGACCGAGCCGACCGAGCCCATATAGACCGACCGCACCGGCCTCGTCCTAGTcagcgcgccgggcacgcgccgaCTGGCCACCGTGTCACCTGACAGGTGGGCCTCGTCTGTCAGATACGTGGTCAATACTCACTTATACGGCTGTCGGTCTAGTTTGTAACAGTTAGACCGAACAGTGATACTGAACTGCGACATGCACGAGTACTCGTACTGACTCGTGAGTAGATGCGCAAGCGTGGTACCAACATGCAATTAACTCCGTACAAAACCAGTCCCACAAAGCATTCAACCCCGGAGCTTGGCAATTTCATGTCGAGCGCCGCCGCGGCGATACACCGCGTCCTCCTCCAGGGCGTCAGCTCCAGCGATCGCCTCCCACCCCTCACCGTAAAACTGCTCCACGGCAGCCTCCTCCGGCTCGACCTCCTCGCCGACCTCTCCCCGCTCCTCCTCCGCGCGctctcctcctccggcctccacgtcCACGCCCTCCGCCTACATTCCCTCCTTCCCGTCCCCTCCCACCTGACCTTGCCATGCGCCCTCAAGTCCGCCTCCCGCCTCCCCAACCCTCTCCCCGTCGGCGAGCAGCTCCACGCCCGCTCCCTCAAGCTCCCTTCCCACTCCAACCCCTAcgtcctcacctccctcctcaacCTCTACGCGAAATGCGACCTCCTGGACCATGCGCGGAGCGTGTTCGACGAAATGCGCTGCCCCAACACGGTCTCCTGGACCGCGCTCATCACCGCGTACATGAACGCGGGGCGCGTCAGGGAGGCCGTCGCCGTCGCGAGGGACGCGTTCGCGAGCGGGATGCGCCCGGACAGCTTCACGGCCGTGCGGGTCCTGACGGCATGCGCCCGGGTCGCGGACTTGGGCACTGGGGAGGCGGTGTGGAGGGCGGCACAAGCAGAGGGGGTTGCGGGCAGCGTGTTTGTGGCAACTGCGGCGGTAGATATGTATGTCAAGTGCGGCGAGATGGCGAGGGCAAGGGAGGTGTTCGACAAGATGCCGGAGAAGGATGCTGTAGCTTGGGGTGCTATGGTCGGGGGATATGCTTCCAACGGGCACCCCCAAGAGACTCTTGAGCTCTTCTTTGCAATGCAGACTCAGGGAGTGAAGCCAGATTGCTACACGGTGGTAGGGGCGCTCTCAGCTTGCACACGGCTGGGTGCACTTGATATGGGACGGCAGGCAGTCAGGACGATGGACTGGGATGAGTTTCTTGACAACCCAGTTCTAGGGACTGCGCTAATTGATATGTATGCCAAGTGTGGGAGCACAGGCGAGGCATGGGTTGTGTTCCAGCAGATGAGGAAGAGGGACATTGTTGTTTGGAACGCGATGATCTTGGGGCTGGGCCTGACTGGGCATGGTAAGGTTGGATTTGCCCTTGTCGGCCATATGGAGAAGTCAGGCATGAAACTGAATGACAATACTTTCATCAGCATTCTCTGCAACTGTACTCATACCGGCCTTGTAAAAGATGGACGGCGGTACTTCCATAACATGACTCAGTTATACAACATCACACCTAGGATTGAGCACTATGGTTGTATGGTCGACCTGCTCAGTCGCGCTGGGTTGCTCCAGGAAGCCCATCAGCTTATTGATGATATGCCAATGCAGGCAAACGCTGTCGTGTGGGGAGCACTTCTTGGTGGCTGCAAGATTCACCGAGACGCAGAGCTTGCAGAACATGTCTTGAAGCAGCTCATCCTGCTTGAGCCCCGGAATTCAGGGAATTATGTCATGCTCTCGAACATATACTCTAACAGCAACAGATGGGAGGATGCTGCAAAGCTTAGATCGGACATGAAGGTGAAAGGGGTTGAAAAGGTCCGTGCATATAGCTGGGTTGAGTTTAGTGGTAAGGTCCACGAGTTCCGTGTTGGAGACAAGTCGCATCCCCACATGGATCAGATTTACCAAAAGCTAGATGAATTAGGCATGGAAATGAAAACTATGGGTTACAAACCAACTACAGATGTGGTGATGTTCGACGTTGAAGATGAGGAGAAGGAGCACACTCTAGTTTATCACAGCGAGAAACTTGCCATTGCATTTTGCCTTCTCACTACCCAACCAGGGGAGGTCATTAGGGTCACCAAGAACCTTAGGGTATGCACCGACTGTCACACTGCTATCAAACTAATATCAAGGATAACTCATCGGGAGATCATTGTTCGGGATAACAATCGGTTTCATTGTTTCAAAGATGGTTGTTGCTCTTGTAATGACTACTGGTAGAAATAGAGAAGTGGTGTGTAGTTACAATTTTGAGCAGGTTGGAGTCCCTTTGACTACTAAATTTGAGCCAGCTAGATAGGCAATTTTCACTTGGAAAACAAGAGCTTTAGGACTCTTGTATTCCACCAAATGAGAATAAGAATAAGAGCAAGAAGGGgctatcttttttttttttgaaccgggcattaCCCCTTTCCATTGCAAAAACAACGGAAATACAACCAGTTCCGAATACAGAGTCAGGAAAAGGGAAAGAGGTAAGGCGAGTTCAAGCATTACCAAGAAACCCACTGTCATTCGGTCGCCGTCGACTCGAACGCTGTGGGGCGAAAACCTGGTAACACATACAGTCCAAGAGCACCAAGCTCCAGCAAACCCAGAAAGAGATACAGGCTAACACACCAAAGTATCACAAGCGAAAAAGAAAAGCTACTATGAAGGAAGATGGCCCTCCCAGCAGCACGCCCATTTCGTCCCGCGCCAAAGCAGCATGAGTCCACAGCGCATTTCAAGCTCCTCCAATCGGCTGGGCGGCAGCCCCGCAAAGTCTCATCAGCTGCATCGTGTTGGCCCTGATCATCTCGGCACCTGAGCGTAGCTTGTCGGCGTCGTCACCCTTCTGCAGCCCTGTCCAATACAACAGAAAAGAACACATGGAGAACACGATTTCAAAAGGAGACTTAATTTGCTTTTTCTTAAAGGTAGCCTTATTGCGAGCAAGCCAGATTGCCCAGCAAGCGGCTGCAAGACCAACCGTATAGTATTTCTCCCCTCCTGGAAGAAAGGTATAACACCAAGCAAAAAAATGCCAATAGTTATCAGGACATTTATCGGTGCCAATAGCCACCCCAATAGATCGCCACACCACTCTAGCAACTGAGCAGGTAAAGAACAGGTGCTGGGAAGTCTCTATTTCGTTACAAAATGAACACACAGGGTTCCCAGGCCATTTCCTATGGCGCATCACCTGCCTAGTCAGCACCGCGTCTTGAGAAAGTTGCCACAATTTTTTTTTGATCTTAAGTGGAATTTTGGCCTTCCAAATCCATTTATAATGACACCCATTGAGAGGTTTTTCAAGCCACTTATAAACAGATTTGGTGCTAAATTTACCATTCTGGTTCAAGCTCCAAACCACCCGATCCTCTTTGTCAGTAAGATATCTAAAACGACCCCCCACTGTTCATGTAAAGCAGGAGTGAGCCTTCGTCTGAAAAAGGAACCAGTTTCCACAGCGAACACTTGTTTGATAGTACATTCAGGAATATTGCAAATGTCAAATAGCTGAGGGTATTGATCCTTGAACGGAAGCAGTCCGTTAATAGGATCACTCCACACCCTAGCAATGTTCCCAGATTCAATATTAATCTTCCTACCAGCCATATAAATTTCCTTGACTGGGCTTTCCAACAAGGAGAGTCAGAAAATCTTAGGCCAACATCAGCTACTGTCCTATTCCGCAAGTAACGAGCACGAACAATATCTTGCCACACCCCACTTtgtgtttctagcttccaccaccATTTTACCATCAGACTGATATTCTGTTTGCGCAGGTCTTTAATCCCTAGACCGCCCTTCTCTTTAGATCTGCAGATTCTACTCCATTTCACAAGGTAATATCTTTTCTTCTTGTTACACCCTTGCCAGAAGAATCTTCTTCTATGCTTATCCAATTTTTCAATGAACGTCTTGTTCATCAACCACATAGACATATGATACAGCGATAACTGGGTGACAACAGAGTCTAATAAAGTGTGTCTCCCTCCCGTGGAGGCAGCATTGCCCACCCAAGCTTCAAATCTCTTTAGATATTTGCAGACAATGAACTCCCAATCAGAGTTTCTCAAGGTGGTATAACTAACGGGCATGCCCAGATATTTGATGGGGAAGCTACCTATATCACAATTGAAGAGGTCGGCATATTGCTTAATCACAGCATCATCTCCCCCCACAGTCAAAATCTCACTTTTTTGAAAGTTGACTTTCAACCCAGACATCATTTCAAACATATACAACAGCAACTTCAGGTTGACTGCTCTGTCGATGTCATGTTCGAGACAGATAATTGTGTCATATGCGTATTGGAGAATCGCAACTCCATCGGGGATCAGATCCGCAGCTAAACCAACCAGCAGCTTATTACGTTGGGCATTTTTGATCATTTTCGTGAGGCATTCGGCAGCTAAGTTAAACAGGAATGGAGAGTGAGGGTCGCCTTGCCGTACCCCTTTAGCACTTTGGAAGTACGGCCCCACACAGTTATTCAATTTAGTGCTAACCGTGCCATTCCGAAGAATCTGGTTAATCCACCCACACCAGGTTTCATTGAATCCCCGCAGTTTATGACATTCTAATAAGAAATCCCAGTTAACCTTATCATAAGCTTTCTCGAAATCCAGTTTCAACACCACGCCAACCCTCTTTTTCATGTGAGTGTAATTAAGGATTTCATGAAGTGAGAGAACACCATCCATAATGCTCCTCCCTTTGACAAAGGCATTTTGAACAGGACTAATTAGCTTGTCAGCATACACCGAGACTCGGCGATCTAGGACTTTTGTGATAAGCTTATAGGGGCATCTAAGCAAGCAAATGGGTCTGAACTGTTGGATTTTGTCAGCCCCCGAGAGCTTCGGAAGTAGCGTGATGATCCCATAGTTCAACCGCTGAACATCCAACGTCCCTTGATGAAAGTGTCTAAACAAGGCCATGATATCGTTTTTGACAATATCCCAACACACTTGGTAGAATTCTACCGGGATATTATCAGGTCCAGGGGCCCTATTGGAGGCCATGTCAAACAGGGCCTCCTTGACCCCCTCCTCCGAGAACTCTCTACACAGGTCAGTATTATCCTCCTCACTAAGTTTTTCCTCTGGTGCCCATGTGTCAGGATCTAGGTGAAACTGGTTTCCAGGAGCTGGGCCGAACAATTCTTTATAGAACTCCGTGGCGTGCACAATCAGCTTATCGGTGCCCTCTATCTCCATGTCGCCAACCTTAAGGGAGTGGATCGTGTTTTTCCGTTTACGTCCATTAGCTATACGATCGAAGTAATCAGTATTCAAATCCCCTTTGAGCAACCATCGCTCGTGCGATTGTTGTAACCAAAAAATTTCCTCATTGACAAGCAACTCATGAAGTTCAAAACAGACATCGATCTTTCTACTGTACAGCTCAGGAGAAAGAGGGGCTTCTTCTTCTAATTCTTCCAACATTTCCAGCTCCATCCGAAGGTCTTCCTTTCTTTTCTTATCATGACCAAATCTATCCGAGCCCCACCCTTTAAAATAAGACTTAAACCTCTTGAGCTTGATGTTTAAAACATCAATGGGGTCGGAAGAAAAAACCCTGCGTGAACAAATTTTCTGAACCAACGGCAGGAATCTATCATCTTTTACCCAGGCCAGGTCGAACCGAAACTCTCTTGGTTTCGGAGCCTCACGCCCCTCCTCACCCGTGTTCAGCAACAAGGGATTGTGATCTAAAATTTCACGAACCAGCTTCCTGACAGAGACCAAAGGAAACAAATCCTCCCAGGATTCAGACATCAGGATGCGATCAAGCTTTTCCAGAGTGGGATGAGCTTGATTATTAGTCCAGGTGTACTTGCCACCACTAATGTGAATTTCTCTAAGCGCCAGGGTATTGATAATTGAGTTGAAAATATCAGATGATTTGTGACttgacatttttttgtttttctccccAGAATGCCTAAGAATATTAAAGTCCCCACCCACAATATACGGAACTTGCATACAGCCACACATCGTGGCAAGCTCAATAAGGAATTCTTCCTTCATTTCCTCATGAGCAGATCCATAGACTATTAGTAGACCCCAATTGGTTTTCTTCTTCTTATCGTACAGCACTAGCTGTAATATATGTTTGCCCTTATCACAGGAGACGATATCCAGATTATCATTCCTAATACCACATAAGATACCCCCGGACTTCCCAACAGAGGGAGTCCAGTTCCAACTGAAAATGCTAAAGGGATCAATTTTCCTCAAACAACGAGGGGAAAAGTTTTTCTTCATGGTCTCTTGCAGACCCAGGAAATCTACAGAATGGTCACTAATCATATCAGAGAGGCAGGTGGCCATTCCCTTCTTGCCTACCCCCCTGCAATTCCATATGACACCTTTCATTTATAACGTTTTTTATGATGTTGGGCCCTAGTAACCCTACCAGGAGGCAATGTAGGGTTACAAAATTCATCCCCTATGGGGTTCTTCTTCCTCTGGCTCCTAGTCACAGGCCTAGAGAGCTTAACCGCAGATCTGTGTTGCTTTTTCTTATTGGATCTGCCAGCAGAGCATTGTTCATTTATAGTTTCGTCCTGTTCTAACCAATCAAGGTTGACAGGAGCTTTCTTCCCCAGCCCATTAGTGACAATAATTTCATCATCATCACCCTGCCTTTCGTCCTCTCTACTATTCTTATCTTCTAGGTTCCCTCTGACTATTTCCAACTCACGAAGCACATCAATGTAGGTAAAGTCATTGTCAGGGATACAAACCCCCATTCTAGAAGCTCTTATCATCAAATCATTATCAGAAAGAACTGCAAAAGAATTTTTATACAGGTTTGGTTTGTTACCTGCCACATCTTTCTCATTGGCCATCCTCATAGCTCTAGCTTCCACATTTTCCTGCATGCCCCGAGCGTTACGCTTGCTGAATCTGTGTATGCCTTCCGGGGCGAGTGGTGGAGTGAGTATGATCTCCTCATTACGGTCAGGTGAAGGGAGTTGTACCACATAATCAGTAGATATCTTCAGCTTCGGATCCACCTCTCCATCAACCTCCACAACCTGAGTAATATTAGTAACAGCCGCAGCATAAGATAAACTGCGGTTAACCACAGATTTGTTGTTTACCTGCACCTTGTGGGAATCAGTCCCAGGTATCACATTTCCCCGGATCGCAGTTGGGCCGACTGGCACCAGCCAGCTTGAGGCACCATGTGCATCCTCCAGATCATACATACCATGCTCTCTAGCCAAAGTCTCAATGAGCAAGGATCCGTCCACCTCACTTTCAGAGGAGGCAGACATCTCATTCTCCACTGGCAGTAAACGACAGGTTTTACCACCACGGGAAGTACCACTTCTGTCACGATCAGGGAAGTTCGAGCGACTATCACCATCTTTAGGATCATCACGCTTCCTCTTTGGAGTTTGATCATGCTTAGCAGGTTCATCATTGGAAATATGAGCATTAACATCCTCCACAACAGGGTTCTTAACCAAAATCTCCTCAACCTCATAAGTAAATCTGTAAAAACGGCCCCCCAGCACCCCCTCAGCTGAGCTGGGGAGTTTATCCACTAGCCTGCAGCCAATCTTGGCTCGGACTGAAGAGGGGCGATTAATGTAGACATATCCACCTCCAGAGTGATCCCCACCAGGCCCCCAACATAAGCAACAGTCTTATCACATCTTTTGTTAATAGGGATTCTCCCAGTCCTCACCCAAGCGACCTCCAATAGTCCATCAGAATCAATGTCCTCAAACCATGGAGAAAATCTAACATTAACATTGCATTGTTTCAGCCTCACATACTCCACAAACAGAGCCCGGTCTACTTCCCTAGGATTAGGCATCCTCATCACAAATTTCTGAGGTGCAAAAAACCTAGCAGAGCAACGCCACCCTTGCCCCACATAAACACTAAGCTCATGTTCAATATCCTTAGTAGGAGCAGAACCCTCAACGATAGTGACGACAATGTTGAAAATATTCTCTCTAGCCTGTCTATCAATACTGAAATCAGGAATGTAATGAAACCCTTGCCCCTTGGCTTGAAAAGCACACATCGCAGGCACATATTCCCAGGGAAGAAATTCAGAACAAACAACAGCAAGGTGCCCTTTCTTCTTACATCTACCGCAGATAGCTTGAGGACATCTAGCAATAACATGACCCATCAAGTTGCAAATCTGACAGGGTTCATGAGAAGGATTGATATTACCTGTTTGCATAGGAGGATCTCGGGCATGCAGTGGAGTAGGGTTCCTCCCAGGAGCACGGTGAGCGCCATCCCCTCCCCCACGCCTTTCTTGCCGAGCAGGAGCAGCATGCTTCCCACTTGCATCAGCAGCGCCTAGCGAGGAGCCCAGATCCGTATCGCCCCCACACCACTTCTCCTGGTTGTTGGGAGCGATTTGCCTCCCGTCAGTCGCCTCATCCCATCTGTCAAATCCGGATTCACCAGATCCAGAAGCCCTCGTGGACGACGAATTCCCCGTCTCCACCTTCCTCTTCCAAACGTTGGAGTCGAAGCCGCGTCCCCGGCCACGGTCGAAGCGCCCAGCTCCCCGGCCATGGCGGCCCGCCCCAAAACCATCCCCTCTCATTTTGATGGAGTTGCTGGTGTGTGGTTGTTTGGGTGGAGGAAAAGTGGGAGGGGAAGCAACTACTTGAGCAAATGAACGGGCATCACCATGAATTTTTCCTTCCCACCACCCGAAAGATTGCTGAACCCTAGATCTAACCGGAGGAGGCGCGTCCCAGAAGTGGGAGAAGCACTCGTCGAGATCTAAAATGGGGGAGGTGGGAGCGCCTGTGCTTTTTATACCTGCCTCGCTCCCGCAAACCCTAGCGTCGCCCGATCCATGGCGGTCAGATCTCTCGTCCACCACGTGTCGACCATCGGTCCCATGGCGGGCCGGTCCGTGCCCCAGAATTCCCGGTCCAGTGGTCGGGGTAGGAGAAAACCGGTGAGTCGGCCTCGCACGCCCGGCCATCCCGTGTACCGCAGCCGACGTGGCCGCCCCCACGCGCCCGTGCCCCTCTGCTCCGCACGGTGGCGCGCTGGATCCGGCCATCGCCGTAGCCACCGGAATCCTGTCATGAACCCTAGCAAAATGGCACGGGAAGGAGAGAATACCCCCGATCTCGATCGATTCACCCTCGCGAAGGAAACGCGTGTCCACCGTGCGCCCATGTTCGTCGAGCAACACGATCCGGAGTGCCTCGTGACGAAGCCAGACCACGCCGTCGTCCAGCGAGATCCGTCGCGCGGTCACCAGGTCCGCGGCGTACGTCACGCGCCAGCGGGCGTCCATTCTTCTATCTTTGTGAAGGGACCGGCACCAGAAAGTAAATCATATGGCCTTTCTGTCGCCAAAATCAAATCAAGCCCTGGCCAAAGAATTGCAGCAAAGCAAGTCGTCTTTGATTTGGAGCTAAATTCATGGATGTATAGGCTTGATTGAGTGCCCTATCTGAACGCGCTGGTATGTTTGTTCTTGTGTGTAGCTTCAAGTTATTACAGAAATAAAAAAATGTGTCAATATTTCTGAAAATTTGTGCCTCTCTTTAGGTGTTAGGTTGATGGTTGAGCGTTTTAGAGCATAACTCATGTCATTGTCAACCCTGTAGACCTTACCAGTTTCGTCTTCTGCATCACTGTTCTTCCACAAATTGTTGCCATACATCATTGAGTTTACTGTAGGTTGTGCTACTTTCAGATTCTGGCGTTTGGACGACATATTTATGCTGCCTGAACTGGCACAAATTAGTCATTATTGCAATATTTCAACACAGTACTCATCATAGTTAATCTATACATTCTCAGCTCAAACTCCATAGAGATTCCGAATAGGGACAATTCCATTtatccccctaacttgagccaccacctggcatttgcccctaattttcaggtatgctcaaaaatacccctcttccgtcaagtcaccttacagaaatgcccttctgtgTCGCTACCAtttggtcaaaggggtttgaccgtttGGTGAATAGTAAatggtgaacagtaaattcgaaaaaaatagcaaaaaaatctgaaattttgtgggatcaaagatactcaagggagcaaggcgcgtgcaaattttGGCACAGTTTGGACATTCCAGCAGCTCGTGTCAAACGAAAAACTTTAAAATGTACGCTCTGAGcagtaaattaaaaaaaaatagcaagaaaattcaaaaaaatatgaaattttttggcatcaaagaggctggggtgcgcaaggtgcgtgcaatTTTTTTGCGTTTCGACactgtaggagctcgtggagaaaaaacaaaatttggcgcagaaaaaaactttgaaaaaatgcactattttgttttttttgctagaGCACCTCGCATGCCATTTGACCACAAAAATTTGCAAGCCCCTTGcgcacccaagcctctttgatgccaataaaattcatattttttaaaaatttcttgctattttttttaatttactgttcacagCGTATAGATTTACATTTTTTCCTTTCCCACGAGTTCCTGGAATGTCCAAACAACGCAAAAATTTGCACACACCTTGCGCCCTtaagtatcttcgatcccacaaaatttcagattttttttatttattttttgctattttttttgaatttactgtttctCATGTTACTATTCACcagacggtcaaacccctttgaccggacggcaagggcatttctgtaaggtgacttgacagaagaggggtatttttgagcatacctgaaaattaggggcaaatgccagATGGTGGCTTAAGTTAGGGGGATAAATGGAATTGTCCCTTCCGAATAAGTGAATGGCAAATTTTGCTTCAGACGCTTTCACTAAATTTACATCTCCAGCAGGCTGTTTGACTTCCTCACCATTCAAGAGCTCATCACTTGAGATTCAGGTACACAATGTCACCTGAATTGGGGTGTTCTGGTGTCTTGCATTGTGCGGTTTCCGTCTCCATTCCCATGTCTTATCAAGGTTATCAGATGCCTCATTTCTCACGTTGTGCTTCCTTTTCCAATCCCACGGCTTCTCAGGGTTATCAGATGCCCAAAGCCCTCGACGTGCATCTCGTGCTTTCATCTCCCACTTTACAATCAAAGTGTAAACAAGACATGAGAAACACGCGCTCATCTGTATGAACCTTTGAATTTGGCCATTTTAGTTGTCCTATCTTCCGAATTGTTTTAGCAAATAATTGATCTtaagatctactccctccgtttctaaatataagcccttttagagattCAATATGGGCTACATACGGATGtacataaacatattttagagtgtagattcactcatttgactccgtatgtagtccatattgggatgtctaaaaggtcttatatttaggaatggagggagtaattggGACATATCTGGTGACCATTACAAATCATTAGCTGCTAGGTGCTATCATCCAAACCTCTTCACTAAAATCAGATTTAAACTCATGCGTTACCAGGCCAAAAAGTGAGACATTATGCAAAAACTATTGTTTCTTACTATATACTTTTACAGTATATAAATCTTAATGGTTTACTCCTGACACAAAATGAATTCAGAACTTTAAATTACACCATGATGTTCTAAATTCAGAAATATGTTAGTGTTTTTTCACAATTATTATATTAATTTACTAATAAGACCCAAGTGCTTTTCATGGGTGCACTTAATTCATGGTTTAATATAGCTGGTAGATATGCCCTCTTAGGTATTAACCAAATGACCAATAGTTTGTAAGCATGCCAAGTTCATTTTAGATATGAAAGGTgtttcatatcacaagtggcactATACC
This window of the Triticum aestivum cultivar Chinese Spring chromosome 5D, IWGSC CS RefSeq v2.1, whole genome shotgun sequence genome carries:
- the LOC123120468 gene encoding putative pentatricopeptide repeat-containing protein At3g08820 gives rise to the protein MSSAAAAIHRVLLQGVSSSDRLPPLTVKLLHGSLLRLDLLADLSPLLLRALSSSGLHVHALRLHSLLPVPSHLTLPCALKSASRLPNPLPVGEQLHARSLKLPSHSNPYVLTSLLNLYAKCDLLDHARSVFDEMRCPNTVSWTALITAYMNAGRVREAVAVARDAFASGMRPDSFTAVRVLTACARVADLGTGEAVWRAAQAEGVAGSVFVATAAVDMYVKCGEMARAREVFDKMPEKDAVAWGAMVGGYASNGHPQETLELFFAMQTQGVKPDCYTVVGALSACTRLGALDMGRQAVRTMDWDEFLDNPVLGTALIDMYAKCGSTGEAWVVFQQMRKRDIVVWNAMILGLGLTGHGKVGFALVGHMEKSGMKLNDNTFISILCNCTHTGLVKDGRRYFHNMTQLYNITPRIEHYGCMVDLLSRAGLLQEAHQLIDDMPMQANAVVWGALLGGCKIHRDAELAEHVLKQLILLEPRNSGNYVMLSNIYSNSNRWEDAAKLRSDMKVKGVEKVRAYSWVEFSGKVHEFRVGDKSHPHMDQIYQKLDELGMEMKTMGYKPTTDVVMFDVEDEEKEHTLVYHSEKLAIAFCLLTTQPGEVIRVTKNLRVCTDCHTAIKLISRITHREIIVRDNNRFHCFKDGCCSCNDYW